The following coding sequences are from one Bifidobacterium sp. window:
- the ftsH gene encoding ATP-dependent zinc metalloprotease FtsH, whose amino-acid sequence MSYPQGPQQRPPAGNGGNRPGNGNNPFNNPGRNDNGRNTNGPNQPNRPLWQMPLVWLVVLGLLFAVALQLFSMGGPKTIDTKDGFDLLSKGEVTYAQITENKQVVNLKLKDDFVKTDASTGKTENMGKNVQFYYVFAQGGQVVQAIDKADPSAGFNSVVPQSSIWSSLLVSMLPLLIIMGIFWFFMNRMQGSGGGLFGMGGKKNSGKLLDGKTPKTKFADVAGEAAAVQEVEEIKDFLKDPSKYKALGARIPRGVLLYGPPGTGKTLLARAIAGEAAVPFYSMAGSDFVEMFVGLGASRVRDLFEEAKKTAPAIIFIDEIDAVGRRRGSGMGGGHDEREQTLNQLLVEMDGFDNDTNLIIIAATNRPDVLDPALLRPGRFDRQVGVEAPDLEGREAILKVHAKGKPFVPNVDLHMVAVRTPGFTGADLANVLNEAALLTARSDAQLIDNRAIDEAIDRVQAGPRRQSKGMALKELRNTAYHEGGHALVAAALHNTDPVTKVTILPRGRALGYTAVMPTEDRYSQSRNELLDQMAYAMGGRAAEEIVFHDPTTGASNDIEKATSIARKMVVEFGFSARLGSIKWADDDDQTTVMDGLQPRKYSDETARVIDSEVLDLVENAHTEAWNIITENRPVLDELVRQLLVKETLNEKELKDIFSQLKMSPERRVWLSNDQRPDSHIPPVEIPESLKRDAGLQPGE is encoded by the coding sequence ATGAGCTATCCTCAAGGGCCGCAGCAGAGGCCGCCGGCAGGTAATGGCGGCAATCGGCCGGGGAACGGCAACAATCCCTTTAACAATCCAGGTCGTAACGACAATGGACGCAATACCAATGGACCCAATCAGCCGAACCGTCCACTGTGGCAAATGCCACTCGTGTGGTTGGTGGTTCTGGGTCTACTGTTTGCAGTTGCGTTGCAGCTATTCTCCATGGGCGGACCTAAGACCATTGATACTAAAGATGGTTTTGATCTGCTGAGCAAGGGTGAAGTCACTTATGCTCAGATCACGGAAAACAAGCAGGTCGTCAATCTGAAGCTTAAAGATGACTTCGTCAAAACTGATGCCAGCACCGGAAAAACTGAGAACATGGGTAAGAACGTTCAGTTCTACTATGTCTTTGCTCAAGGTGGTCAGGTCGTCCAAGCTATAGATAAAGCTGACCCCTCAGCTGGTTTCAATTCAGTGGTGCCACAGAGCAGCATTTGGTCAAGTCTGCTGGTCAGCATGTTGCCATTACTCATTATCATGGGTATTTTCTGGTTCTTTATGAATCGTATGCAGGGCAGTGGCGGCGGTCTGTTTGGTATGGGCGGTAAGAAGAATTCTGGAAAACTGCTTGACGGTAAAACGCCGAAAACAAAATTTGCGGATGTCGCTGGTGAGGCTGCAGCAGTTCAGGAAGTTGAGGAAATCAAAGACTTCCTCAAAGATCCCTCGAAGTACAAGGCACTTGGGGCTCGAATTCCACGCGGTGTGTTGTTGTACGGTCCTCCAGGAACAGGTAAGACTCTGTTAGCAAGGGCTATCGCCGGTGAAGCTGCGGTACCGTTCTACTCCATGGCGGGTTCAGATTTTGTTGAGATGTTTGTTGGACTCGGCGCATCTCGAGTACGAGACCTCTTCGAAGAAGCCAAGAAGACCGCACCTGCCATTATCTTCATCGATGAGATTGATGCAGTCGGTCGTCGACGTGGCTCTGGTATGGGCGGTGGCCACGATGAGCGTGAACAGACTCTGAATCAGCTGCTGGTTGAGATGGATGGATTCGACAACGATACGAATTTGATTATTATCGCGGCAACTAACCGTCCCGACGTGCTTGATCCCGCACTCTTACGTCCAGGCCGTTTTGATCGTCAGGTGGGTGTTGAGGCACCTGATCTCGAAGGCCGTGAGGCAATCCTTAAAGTTCATGCTAAAGGCAAGCCTTTCGTGCCAAACGTTGATTTGCATATGGTTGCAGTTCGTACTCCAGGATTCACCGGTGCAGATTTGGCAAATGTGCTCAACGAAGCAGCGTTGTTGACTGCGCGTTCAGACGCTCAGCTTATTGATAACCGTGCGATTGATGAAGCTATTGACCGAGTTCAGGCAGGTCCACGACGTCAATCAAAGGGTATGGCTCTCAAAGAGCTTCGTAACACTGCCTATCACGAGGGTGGACACGCTCTGGTAGCTGCAGCGTTGCACAATACTGATCCGGTAACCAAAGTAACTATTCTTCCTCGTGGGCGGGCATTGGGCTATACCGCGGTCATGCCAACCGAAGATAGATATTCACAGTCACGCAATGAGCTGCTCGATCAAATGGCATATGCGATGGGTGGAAGAGCTGCTGAGGAGATCGTATTCCACGATCCAACAACAGGGGCTTCTAACGATATCGAGAAGGCCACCAGTATTGCACGAAAAATGGTTGTGGAATTTGGATTCTCCGCTCGTCTAGGCTCAATCAAGTGGGCCGATGACGATGACCAAACTACTGTGATGGATGGTTTGCAACCGCGAAAGTACTCGGACGAAACAGCTCGAGTTATCGATAGTGAAGTATTAGATCTCGTTGAGAATGCTCATACGGAAGCTTGGAATATCATCACTGAGAACCGTCCTGTTCTCGATGAGCTTGTGCGTCAGCTGCTCGTCAAGGAAACACTGAACGAGAAAGAGCTGAAAGACATTTTCAGCCAGCTGAAGATGTCGCCCGAACGCCGTGTGTGGTTGTCAAACGATCAAAGGCCCGATTCTCATATTCCTCCGGTTGAGATTCCAGAATCGCTCAAACGCGATGCAGGACTGCAGCCGGGAGAATGA
- the tilS gene encoding tRNA lysidine(34) synthetase TilS, which translates to MAYSADIKSLIGAVRSSLAAQGITRQSEQYSQHGQHQPQPDSPLVMVACSGGRDSLALAWVAHTVCAMLGVRCGAVIIDHGLFETSAQLTRKVVDSCEDIGLKPVISQRIHVVPTGQGTESAAREARYAAICDVAQNLSAELVLLAHTADDQAETVLMGLLRGGGLGALAGMPQSMVRAGVHFLRPLLDNSRRQTTQTCTDLNLDWWDDPTNGENMDGKLGVEYPLRSRVRHDLIPQIEEFWGSSVAPQLAAGAKSAQIDLQYLDSLAGAAFEKLVKFSSASDSLAGRLVSDTASPITQLSVDATAIAKEHAAMRYRIWSQCLQTLDLPPARKHLEALDKLAVDWHGQGPIVISRGYSALRKGHVILICKDGWHANR; encoded by the coding sequence ATGGCATATTCCGCAGATATCAAGAGTTTGATCGGAGCAGTGCGTTCAAGTCTTGCTGCACAAGGCATCACACGTCAATCAGAGCAATATTCGCAACATGGACAACATCAGCCACAGCCGGATAGCCCTCTAGTTATGGTTGCCTGTTCTGGTGGCAGGGATTCGCTAGCTTTGGCGTGGGTAGCTCATACGGTTTGCGCGATGCTGGGTGTACGTTGCGGTGCTGTAATCATCGATCATGGATTATTCGAGACTTCCGCTCAGCTCACGCGTAAGGTTGTTGACAGTTGTGAGGATATCGGGCTCAAACCGGTAATCAGCCAGAGAATCCATGTGGTACCGACAGGACAGGGAACCGAGTCAGCAGCTCGTGAAGCCAGATACGCCGCAATTTGTGATGTTGCTCAAAATCTCAGTGCCGAGTTAGTGCTGCTGGCTCATACAGCAGACGATCAAGCTGAGACTGTGCTAATGGGGTTACTGCGCGGTGGTGGTCTTGGCGCCTTGGCTGGTATGCCGCAAAGTATGGTTCGTGCTGGTGTACATTTTCTTCGACCGCTTTTGGATAACAGCAGACGCCAGACTACACAAACATGCACAGATTTGAACCTCGACTGGTGGGATGATCCTACAAACGGCGAAAATATGGATGGCAAACTTGGCGTTGAGTATCCGCTGAGATCCCGTGTGCGCCATGACTTGATTCCCCAAATTGAGGAATTCTGGGGGAGTAGTGTCGCACCTCAGCTTGCAGCTGGGGCAAAGTCTGCACAAATCGACTTGCAATATCTTGATAGTCTTGCTGGCGCAGCATTCGAAAAGTTGGTGAAATTTTCAAGTGCATCTGATTCGCTTGCAGGACGGCTCGTAAGTGATACTGCATCACCTATCACGCAGCTGTCGGTAGACGCTACAGCGATTGCTAAGGAACACGCCGCTATGCGCTATCGCATATGGTCCCAGTGCCTGCAAACGCTGGATTTACCACCAGCACGCAAACATCTCGAGGCTTTGGACAAGCTAGCTGTTGATTGGCACGGCCAAGGTCCAATTGTGATATCTCGTGGATATTCTGCGTTGCGTAAGGGGCACGTCATTCTCATATGCAAAGATGGTTGGCATGCAAATCGCTGA
- a CDS encoding acyl-CoA thioesterase → MPNTDTMTPLEHLVKVLELGEPSAYRSHTYVNGESLFFPTGRVYGGQVIAQSVIAAGKTVPEGRLPHSIHGYFVTAGDIHQDVLFDVENLRDGRSFSARRVNATQSEGTILTAITSFQIPDQEGVEFADPMPENIPDPEGLPSAKELMAPYADKSQFAHYYATKSPFEIRHVTPSILLGVDKHAVSHDSGKQMVWMRTDGTAEVSQMMNRAMLALGCDQIMMEPVLRRAGLSMTTPGISYASLDHSMWWYRDVDMSQWHLYVQDTPTAAHGRGLSQSKVYSQDGVLVAAMAQEAMIRVPQS, encoded by the coding sequence ATGCCAAATACGGATACGATGACTCCTCTGGAGCATTTAGTCAAGGTGTTGGAACTCGGTGAACCGTCAGCATATCGTAGTCACACATATGTGAATGGGGAAAGTTTATTCTTCCCCACTGGTCGGGTATACGGCGGCCAGGTCATTGCGCAATCGGTTATTGCCGCTGGAAAAACAGTGCCAGAAGGCCGTCTTCCCCACTCGATTCACGGATATTTTGTAACAGCAGGCGATATTCATCAAGATGTACTCTTCGATGTTGAGAATTTGCGTGATGGTCGTTCGTTCTCTGCACGTAGGGTCAATGCCACGCAGTCTGAAGGGACGATTCTTACAGCTATCACTAGCTTCCAGATTCCCGATCAAGAGGGTGTCGAATTCGCGGATCCTATGCCTGAGAATATTCCAGATCCTGAGGGCTTACCCAGTGCTAAAGAACTCATGGCGCCGTATGCCGATAAATCGCAATTTGCACATTATTACGCGACAAAATCTCCCTTTGAAATTCGTCACGTCACTCCCTCAATCCTCCTAGGTGTTGACAAGCATGCAGTGTCTCACGACTCCGGCAAGCAGATGGTGTGGATGCGTACCGACGGTACCGCTGAGGTGTCGCAGATGATGAATCGTGCCATGCTCGCACTGGGGTGTGACCAAATTATGATGGAACCTGTTCTACGTAGAGCAGGATTGAGTATGACGACGCCAGGAATCTCATATGCTTCACTTGATCACTCCATGTGGTGGTATCGAGATGTCGATATGAGTCAGTGGCATCTGTATGTGCAAGACACACCTACGGCAGCTCACGGTCGTGGTCTTAGCCAATCCAAGGTGTATTCCCAAGACGGTGTATTAGTGGCAGCAATGGCGCAGGAAGCAATGATTCGGGTACCACAATCCTGA
- the hpt gene encoding hypoxanthine phosphoribosyltransferase, with amino-acid sequence MQIADIQSDIDHELVSKDQIDAKIKSVAKQVSIDYADNPPLLVAVLKGAVNTLTAFSQALSIPVQMDFMSLSSYGNGTESTGTITVRQDLSVDVRGRHILIVEDIVDSGRTLQWLMGELRDRGAASVEVFALLEKPARREVEFDVKYRGFEIPDEFVVGFGLDYCEEYRNLDSIAVLKPQVYQGEHA; translated from the coding sequence ATGCAAATCGCTGATATTCAATCGGACATTGACCACGAGTTGGTTTCGAAAGACCAAATCGACGCGAAAATCAAATCGGTAGCTAAACAAGTAAGTATTGATTACGCAGATAACCCACCGCTGCTGGTGGCGGTGCTCAAAGGAGCAGTCAACACGCTAACAGCGTTCTCTCAGGCCTTGAGTATTCCTGTGCAGATGGATTTTATGAGTCTTTCTAGCTATGGGAATGGAACAGAAAGTACTGGGACTATTACTGTTCGTCAGGATTTGAGTGTTGATGTTCGCGGCAGGCACATTCTTATTGTCGAGGATATTGTTGATTCAGGCCGAACATTACAGTGGCTTATGGGTGAGCTGAGAGATAGAGGAGCGGCTTCGGTGGAGGTTTTTGCTTTATTAGAAAAACCTGCACGACGTGAAGTTGAATTCGATGTGAAATACCGAGGTTTTGAGATTCCAGATGAGTTCGTAGTTGGTTTCGGTTTGGATTACTGCGAAGAGTACAGGAATCTCGATTCTATAGCGGTACTCAAACCACAGGTGTATCAAGGAGAACATGCATGA
- a CDS encoding dihydroneopterin aldolase: MDEIRLTGIQPSGVTSSNTVGVESPSLWADVTMMLDLHEAGSSGDITTTVDYEQIARRVATVLDISQHELLEATAQNVAESVLLSHRVHEVVVTLHQHRAMQGLSLQNVSVSITRTQSQHQDSRVSAAALASADLSSAAQQDARDGDSLRQLYEGEHNTSGADSQSPDTGLSTATRHHAFIAMSTSSSTTANQLLRMSIVMLDGVPGSQVIGISPLYGYQSSSGLSRASAVVMIDCVTGVEELQSVIHSIVLALTQQSQEDAHLPQEVTIRLLSYDGQKFVATAGGAESYLQDYPEIGEAWADLDQSVHHNHPSTSTDEISRSDRDIREPIASVTKISDDWILGGMA; encoded by the coding sequence ATGGATGAGATACGACTGACGGGGATTCAACCCAGCGGTGTTACTAGTAGTAACACCGTAGGCGTTGAGTCCCCGTCGTTATGGGCTGACGTAACCATGATGCTTGATTTGCATGAAGCAGGTAGCAGCGGCGATATCACCACGACTGTGGACTATGAACAAATAGCTAGGCGTGTGGCTACGGTCTTAGATATTAGCCAGCATGAACTTCTCGAAGCCACGGCTCAGAACGTGGCTGAATCAGTATTGCTCTCACACAGGGTGCACGAAGTGGTAGTAACTCTTCATCAGCATCGCGCGATGCAAGGGCTGAGCTTACAAAACGTCTCAGTGAGTATCACTCGCACTCAATCACAGCATCAAGATTCGCGAGTGTCTGCAGCTGCACTGGCGAGTGCTGACCTCAGTAGTGCAGCTCAACAAGATGCTCGAGACGGGGATAGTCTCAGGCAGTTGTATGAGGGTGAGCACAACACTTCTGGCGCTGATAGCCAATCACCCGATACAGGGTTATCCACTGCGACCCGACATCATGCATTTATTGCTATGTCTACGAGTAGTTCCACTACCGCTAACCAGCTACTGCGAATGTCTATTGTGATGTTGGACGGAGTGCCTGGGAGCCAGGTAATTGGTATTTCACCTCTGTATGGGTATCAATCATCTTCTGGGCTTAGTCGTGCTAGCGCCGTAGTCATGATTGACTGTGTGACGGGAGTTGAGGAGCTTCAGAGCGTCATACACTCGATTGTCCTCGCTCTGACTCAACAATCTCAAGAGGATGCGCATTTGCCGCAAGAGGTAACTATACGGCTACTCAGCTATGACGGTCAGAAATTCGTCGCAACAGCGGGCGGTGCAGAAAGCTATCTGCAAGATTATCCTGAGATAGGTGAAGCGTGGGCAGATTTGGATCAGAGTGTGCATCATAATCATCCAAGTACGTCGACTGATGAGATCAGCAGAAGCGATCGAGATATCAGGGAGCCTATCGCGAGCGTTACAAAAATATCTGATGACTGGATTCTTGGAGGAATGGCATGA
- the ettA gene encoding energy-dependent translational throttle protein EttA codes for MADFIYQMIKARKAFGDRVILDDVTLSFIPGAKIGVVGPNGMGKSTLLKIMAGLDTVSNGEAQLSPGYSVGILQQEPPLDEDKTVGENIEQAFGEMKAKIRRFNAIGEEMADPNADFDKLMAEMGTLQEQIDAADAWDLDSQLEQAMDALQCPDSDTPVTVLSGGERRRVALCKLLLEAPDLLLLDEPTNHLDAESILWLEQFLHTYKGAVLAVTHDRYFLDNVAEWICEVDRGHLYPYQGNYTTYLETKAKRLEVQGQKDAKLSKRLNSELDWVRSSPKARQAKNKARLERYEQMESDARQNKKLDFSEVQIPPGPRLGSKVLEADHIHKAFGDRVLIDDLSFTLPRNGIVGVIGPNGVGKSTLFKTIVGLEDITSGTLEIGDTVKISYVDQNREGIDPDKTLWEVVSDGLDFMEVAGVEVPTRAYVASFGFKGSDQQKPAGVLSGGERNRLNLALTLKQGGNLLLLDEPTNDLDVETLESLENALLGFPGCAVVISHDRWFLDRICTHILAWEGTDEDPANWYWFEGNFQAYQENKVSRLGEEASKPHRLHRKLRR; via the coding sequence TTGGCTGATTTCATCTACCAAATGATCAAAGCGCGCAAGGCATTCGGCGATCGAGTAATCCTCGACGACGTAACACTAAGTTTCATTCCAGGAGCCAAAATCGGCGTGGTTGGCCCTAACGGCATGGGTAAGTCAACTTTGCTGAAGATCATGGCGGGCCTTGATACCGTTTCGAACGGCGAAGCACAACTCTCCCCAGGGTATTCTGTGGGGATTCTTCAACAGGAGCCGCCGCTTGATGAAGATAAAACCGTTGGCGAAAATATTGAGCAGGCTTTCGGTGAAATGAAAGCCAAGATTAGACGTTTTAATGCCATCGGTGAGGAAATGGCCGACCCTAATGCTGATTTTGACAAGCTTATGGCTGAAATGGGTACCTTGCAGGAGCAGATCGATGCCGCTGATGCTTGGGATCTTGATAGTCAACTTGAGCAAGCCATGGATGCGTTGCAATGCCCCGACTCCGATACTCCAGTTACGGTACTTTCCGGTGGGGAGCGTCGCCGAGTAGCCCTATGTAAGTTGCTGCTTGAGGCCCCTGACCTGTTGCTTCTCGACGAGCCAACTAACCATTTGGATGCCGAATCAATATTATGGCTTGAGCAGTTCCTACACACATACAAAGGCGCTGTGCTTGCAGTGACTCACGATAGGTACTTCCTCGACAATGTTGCTGAGTGGATCTGTGAGGTAGACCGCGGCCATCTGTATCCGTACCAAGGCAACTACACCACCTATTTGGAAACTAAAGCCAAGCGTCTTGAAGTCCAAGGTCAAAAAGATGCCAAACTTTCTAAGCGACTGAACTCAGAACTAGACTGGGTACGCAGCTCCCCCAAGGCACGACAGGCAAAGAACAAGGCTCGTCTTGAACGCTACGAGCAAATGGAATCAGATGCGCGTCAGAACAAGAAACTGGACTTCTCTGAAGTGCAGATTCCACCGGGGCCACGACTGGGATCCAAAGTATTGGAAGCTGATCATATTCATAAGGCTTTCGGCGATCGCGTACTCATCGATGATTTGAGTTTCACTTTGCCCCGAAACGGTATTGTTGGTGTGATTGGTCCTAACGGCGTCGGTAAATCTACGCTGTTTAAAACCATCGTCGGTCTTGAAGACATTACCAGCGGCACATTAGAGATTGGCGATACGGTAAAAATTTCTTATGTGGATCAGAATCGTGAAGGCATTGATCCTGACAAGACTTTGTGGGAAGTCGTCTCCGACGGCCTTGATTTTATGGAAGTAGCCGGTGTAGAAGTACCCACTCGAGCATACGTGGCCAGCTTTGGTTTCAAAGGTTCAGATCAGCAGAAGCCTGCAGGCGTGTTGTCTGGTGGTGAACGTAATCGTTTGAATCTTGCATTAACACTTAAGCAGGGTGGCAACCTGCTTTTACTCGATGAGCCTACTAACGATCTTGATGTAGAAACCTTGGAAAGTTTGGAAAATGCTTTGCTAGGCTTCCCTGGCTGCGCTGTGGTAATCTCCCACGATCGTTGGTTCCTTGACCGTATTTGCACCCATATTCTCGCTTGGGAAGGCACTGATGAGGACCCTGCCAACTGGTATTGGTTCGAAGGTAATTTCCAGGCGTATCAGGAAAACAAAGTGAGTCGTCTAGGTGAAGAGGCTTCAAAACCTCACCGCTTGCATCGCAAGCTTCGTCGGTAG
- a CDS encoding DUF3180 domain-containing protein has protein sequence MKARRTPWWYYLIAALLGAFAGAGLVRLTQSSQINVLGAPWFVSAMLVLIAAIVLYMAWQVHLYVTGKRRQMDATRAVNTLVLAKALGIAGAALFGWYGGQLLMSLSHAEAPFYAEVIKECLFAAGAAVIDMVIGIIAERWCQLPPNQGPEHPKVKAAQRRSNVANTANNECSEHQS, from the coding sequence ATGAAGGCACGTCGTACACCTTGGTGGTATTACCTTATTGCCGCTTTGCTGGGAGCCTTTGCAGGTGCTGGGCTTGTCCGTCTTACACAAAGTAGTCAAATCAATGTGCTCGGAGCGCCTTGGTTTGTGTCAGCGATGTTAGTGTTAATCGCTGCGATAGTGCTCTATATGGCATGGCAAGTGCATCTCTATGTCACAGGAAAAAGACGGCAGATGGATGCTACCCGCGCCGTAAACACTTTAGTATTAGCGAAGGCACTTGGTATCGCCGGCGCAGCTCTATTCGGTTGGTATGGCGGTCAACTACTCATGAGCCTCTCTCACGCAGAAGCCCCCTTTTATGCTGAGGTAATCAAAGAATGTCTGTTTGCTGCAGGAGCTGCTGTGATTGATATGGTTATCGGCATTATCGCTGAACGGTGGTGTCAGTTGCCACCCAATCAAGGCCCCGAACATCCCAAGGTGAAAGCGGCGCAGCGTCGAAGTAACGTTGCTAATACTGCCAACAACGAGTGCTCTGAACACCAAAGCTAA